The nucleotide sequence TTGGGCAGGGTCGGGGCAAAGGTGGATTCGGCGCTTTTGCGGCCTTCGCCCAGCTCCTGGCGCAAGCCGTCCAGGATGTTCCGCAGCTCGCGTTCCCGGCGATCCACCAGAAAGACCGGCGCGCCCTGGGGCGCCGGCCGCCCCGGCCCCCTGGGCAGGTCCAGACGGCCGCCCTTGGGAATGTCCCGGCGGATTTTCACGGTTTGGTGCCCGGGTTGATCCTCGTAGCCGATGCGCAGCAAATCCCCGTTTTTGAGGGGTTCGCGCGGCGAGAAAAATGCCTTGGCGCCGCCCTGGACCTTGGCCACCAGATGTCCGGAGCCGGTCTGTTCGCGGTCGGCGATGGGATTCGCGGGCCGATGCCCGAGGAAATTATAGTGCGACCCCGGTCGCCCCAGGGCCATGTCCAGGAGCTCCACGGCCATCTTGCGCTGGGCCGGATCGTTGCCCGCGTCGCGGAGCAGGCGGTAGGCCGTGACCGTGTGGTACACATAGTGCGGCCCTTTCTTGCGGCCCTCGATTTTCCAGGACGTCACCTTGTCCACGCCGGCCAGGGGCCGGACCAGGACGTCCAGGGACAAGTCGTCGCAGGAAAAGAAAGGCAGCTTGTGGTTCTTCTGCTGGTACAGGCGGCGGCAGGGCTGCACGCACCTGCCGCGCAAGCCGCTCTTGCCGCCGAGATAACTGGACCAATAGCACCGGCCCGAAACCGCGTAACATAGCGCCCCGTGCACGAAGACCTCCAGGCTCAGCTCCGCCGGACAGCGGGCGGCAATGGCCTTGATTTCGTCGATGGACAGCTCGCGCGGCAGGACCAGACGGTTGACGCCCAGGGCCGCGATGTGCGGCAGTCCGGCGATGGTGCCGCCATTGGCCAGGGTGGACAGGTGCAGCTCGCCGGTGAAACCGGCCTGTCGGGCCAGTTCGGGCAGGGCCAGATCCTGGACGATGAGGGCGTCGGGCCGGACCTGATGGGCCAGCCTGTGGACGAGCCGTCCGGCCTGGGCCAGTTCCGGGGTCTTGAGCAGGTTGTTGAGGGCCACATGGACCCGGACCCCCTTGGCATGGGCCAGGTCGGTCAGGGCGGACAATTCGGTCAGGGAAAAATTGTCCGCTTCCATGCGGGCCGAAAAATTTTTCAGACCGCAGTAGATGGCGTCGGCGCCGGCGGCCAGGGCGGCCAGAAAGCTGTCCGTGTCTCCGGCCGGGGCCAGGATTTCAGGGCGAAAAGTGGTGTTCATGGGATGGATTCGCGTGCGATGAAAGGTTTGGGCCCGAATCGCGATTCGGGCCCGGAGCGGGGCAGTCCTGGCCTAGCGTGGCGGGGCGGGGGGCTGTCAA is from Deltaproteobacteria bacterium and encodes:
- a CDS encoding U32 family peptidase, whose product is MNTTFRPEILAPAGDTDSFLAALAAGADAIYCGLKNFSARMEADNFSLTELSALTDLAHAKGVRVHVALNNLLKTPELAQAGRLVHRLAHQVRPDALIVQDLALPELARQAGFTGELHLSTLANGGTIAGLPHIAALGVNRLVLPRELSIDEIKAIAARCPAELSLEVFVHGALCYAVSGRCYWSSYLGGKSGLRGRCVQPCRRLYQQKNHKLPFFSCDDLSLDVLVRPLAGVDKVTSWKIEGRKKGPHYVYHTVTAYRLLRDAGNDPAQRKMAVELLDMALGRPGSHYNFLGHRPANPIADREQTGSGHLVAKVQGGAKAFFSPREPLKNGDLLRIGYEDQPGHQTVKIRRDIPKGGRLDLPRGPGRPAPQGAPVFLVDRRERELRNILDGLRQELGEGRKSAESTFAPTLPKPLGAKGPRGRIKTREMDVWRALPHRLGNQSEQAVWLTPGVERTISKNIFGRVWWWLPPVIWPGEEKAWTDCLETMTRLGAKQFVLNAPWQLGLFAKPERCTFWAGPMCNTANPLALAALARMGFAGAFVSPELDRDGFLELPKTSPLPLGILVKGIHPLCVARIRSEHLRERDPFQSPKGEQFWSRTYGQLVWTFPNWALDLSEKWAELERAGYAVLARLHEPVPEKVTIKERQGLWNWELQML